Within Chelatococcus sp. HY11, the genomic segment ATCCTCTCGCCGTCTCTCCTTTCAACTCGCGTGTCCGGTCCTGAGCCAGCGCAATATACCGGCCTCGGCTATACCGAGGCCGGTGCGCGCTATCGCCTCTTCGAGCATGACGGCTGGATCGTCTCCGCCCAGGCCATCGCCGGCTTTCCCGGCCCGACCAACGCGCTAAACCCCGCGGAGGTCTGCTGCACGGACAAATATGCCGACGCGCGCATCCTCGTCGGCAAGTCGTTCAGGCTGGGTGACTGGCCAACCTTTGTCGACGCCCAGGCCGCCTACCGGCTGCGCAGCGGGGCGGCCAACGACGAGATCCGTTTTGACCTTACGCTAGGCGTCCGACCACTGCCGAAATGGCTGTTCCTGGCGCAGTCGTTCAACGTTCTCGCAATGAACGCACTTGCGAGCGGCTCCACGCTGGGGCTATTGAGCGGGACGCGTTATCATAAAGTGCAGGTCGGCGTGGTCTGGGATTTCGCCGACGACTGGTCTCTGCAGCTTGCTGGTGTCGCCACAATTGCAGGCAAAAGTGCACCGCTCGAACATGGACTGGTCAGTGGTTTGTGGTACCGCTTCTGACATGACGAAAGAGATGGGAGCGCCCCCCTTTATGGCACTATCGAAACCTCGCATCATGCCGGTCCTGCTGTCCGGCGGCACGGGGACCCGCCTTTGGCCCCTGTCCCGCGAGGCTTACCCCAAGCAGCTCCTGCCGCTCGCCAGCGACAAGACCATGCTGCAGGAAACGGCCCGCCGCGTGGAGGATCGCTCCACTTTCATGGCTCCCGTCGTCATCGCCAATGCCGAACATCGTTTCGTCATCGCTGAGCAGTTGCGCGGCCTTGGTATCGAGGATGCCACCATCGTGCTGGAACCTGTCGGGCGCAACACGGCGCCCGCCGCGGCAACCGCCGCCCTGATCGCGGTGAATGAAGACCCCGACGCCATCATCCTGCTGATGCCAGCCGACCATGTGGTCTCTGATCCCAAGGCCTTCCTGAACGCGGTGGAAACCGGTGTCGCCGCCGCCGACGCAGGCAAGCTCGTCCTGTTCGGCATCAAGCCGACCGCGCCGGCCACGGGCTACGGCTATATCCATATCGGCGCCGCCTTGCCTCAGTCGCCGGGCGCGCACGCCGTGGCCGCCTTTCGCGAGAAGCCGGATGCCGCTACGGCCGCCGCCTATGTGGCGGGCGGCGACTATCTCTGGAACAGCGGCATTTTCCTGCTGCCGGCCAAGGCCTTTCTCGACGATCTCGCCGTGCTTGCGCCGGACATTCTCGCCGCCAGCCGCGAGGCGCTCGTCAAGGCCAGGAGCGACATGGACTTCCTGCGTCTCGACAATGACGCCTTCCGCGCCTCACCCTCGATCTCCATCGACTACGCCGTGATGGAGAAGACCGACAAGGCCGTGGTCGTGCCGGCGGATTGCGGCTGGGCGGACGTCGGCAGTTGGTCGGCTCTCTGGGAGATCGGCGCGCAGGACGCGGCCGGCAACGTCATCGCGGGTGACGTGGTCGCGGAGGATGTGAAAGGCTCCTACATACGCGGCGAGGGCCAGCTCGTAGCAGCGCTCGGCGTCGAGGATCTTGTCGTCGTGGCGACCCCCGACGTCGTGCTCGTGACCCGCCGCGATCGCGACCAGGACGTGAAGCTCCTCGTCGAACGGCTGAAAAAGGACGGCCACGAAGCCGCGACGCAGACGCCGCGTGTGCATCGCCCCTGGGGCTACTACCAATCGCTGCACATGGGTGAGCGTTTCCAGGTCAAGCGCATCACCGTGAAGCCTGGGGCCAAGCTGTCCTTGCAAAAGCATTACCACCGCGCCGAGCACTGGGTGGTGGTCAACGGCACGGCGCTTGTCACGCGCGACGCGGAGGAGCTGCTGCTGCGCGAGAACGAGTCGATCTTCCTGCCGCTCGGCTGCGTGCACCGTCTCGAGAACCCGGGCAAGGTCCCGCTGAACCTGATCGAGGTGCAATCAGGCCCCTATCTCGGCGAGGACGACATCGTGCGCATCGAGGATGTCTACGCGCGCGTCGACAAGGCGAATGAGATCGGGTGACAATCGAGGGCGGCCGAGAAGCCGCCCCTTGCCCTACATGTTACTGCCCTACATGCTACGGCGGCCATGCCGCCGGGCTAATATATCAAACCACCCGTCCTGGTAACGCGATCAGGCGTGTCCCGCATCGATGGCGGCCATGACACCGCGTAGCTCGGCCAGACCTTTCAGGCGACCGATACAGGAGTAGCCGGGGTTCGTGCGCTTGCCGATATCGTCGATGAGCAGATGACCATGGTCGGGCCGCATCGGGATCTCCGCGTCAGAGCGGCCCTCAGCCCGCCGCCGCCGTTCTTCCTTCATCAGGGCCGCGACAACGCCGACCATGTCGGATGAGCCGCCGAGATGCTCGGCCTCGTGGAAGGTCTTCGGCGCCTCGCGCTTGACGTTGCGCAGATGCGCGAAATGAATTCGCGGCGCGAATTCGTCGACCATGGCAA encodes:
- a CDS encoding mannose-1-phosphate guanylyltransferase/mannose-6-phosphate isomerase, with the protein product MALSKPRIMPVLLSGGTGTRLWPLSREAYPKQLLPLASDKTMLQETARRVEDRSTFMAPVVIANAEHRFVIAEQLRGLGIEDATIVLEPVGRNTAPAAATAALIAVNEDPDAIILLMPADHVVSDPKAFLNAVETGVAAADAGKLVLFGIKPTAPATGYGYIHIGAALPQSPGAHAVAAFREKPDAATAAAYVAGGDYLWNSGIFLLPAKAFLDDLAVLAPDILAASREALVKARSDMDFLRLDNDAFRASPSISIDYAVMEKTDKAVVVPADCGWADVGSWSALWEIGAQDAAGNVIAGDVVAEDVKGSYIRGEGQLVAALGVEDLVVVATPDVVLVTRRDRDQDVKLLVERLKKDGHEAATQTPRVHRPWGYYQSLHMGERFQVKRITVKPGAKLSLQKHYHRAEHWVVVNGTALVTRDAEELLLRENESIFLPLGCVHRLENPGKVPLNLIEVQSGPYLGEDDIVRIEDVYARVDKANEIG